One Cellulosimicrobium protaetiae genomic region harbors:
- a CDS encoding winged helix-turn-helix transcriptional regulator, translating to MTTTPSTDVPGVRELAARHGIPVDRGCAAAEATSEVRSVLDRVGDKWSVLILGTLSGGPQRFTELLHGVDGISQRMLTLNLRQLERDGLVSRTVHPVVPPRVDYALTDLGATLLPPVLALVEWALENTGTIRNHRDGFDSRRAAAG from the coding sequence ATGACGACCACGCCGAGCACCGACGTTCCCGGGGTGCGCGAGCTCGCGGCACGGCACGGCATCCCCGTCGACCGGGGGTGCGCCGCGGCCGAGGCCACGAGCGAGGTGCGCTCGGTGCTGGACCGGGTGGGCGACAAGTGGAGCGTGCTCATCCTGGGCACGCTCTCGGGCGGTCCGCAGCGCTTCACCGAGCTTCTCCACGGGGTCGACGGGATCTCGCAGCGGATGCTCACGCTCAACCTGCGCCAGCTCGAGCGCGACGGTCTCGTGAGCCGCACGGTCCACCCCGTCGTGCCGCCGCGTGTCGACTATGCCCTCACCGACCTCGGCGCGACCCTCCTGCCGCCCGTGCTCGCGCTCGTTGAGTGGGCGTTGGAGAACACGGGCACCATCCGCAACCATCGCGACGGCTTCGACTCCCGGCGGGCCGCGGCAGGCTGA
- a CDS encoding aminoglycoside phosphotransferase family protein, with the protein MTDLLTYRDDADDVEVPLLGGDVSDGVVRRGGTVRRPRGPHSPAVEAYLLHLEAAGFERAPRFLGVDDDGREVVTFLPGEMGGRPPHAWATDEDLLVQLGEWLRDLHAVSCDVVLPEGVSWPERVQFAEVPDVFDVPDVVGHNDLTVENALFVPAGDDPQGPYRLVGVIDFDMAAPTTRLLDVATSLLYWAPVAPPEARPAVLRGLDAPRRTRILTEAYGLDRAERLALLDVLAQRFARSWYAMRHAAQARGGGWQRMWDDGVGDRIRENEAWFASQRVDFVRALD; encoded by the coding sequence ATGACCGATCTGCTCACGTACCGCGACGACGCGGACGACGTCGAGGTCCCCCTGCTCGGTGGTGACGTGTCGGACGGCGTCGTCCGGCGCGGCGGCACCGTCCGCCGCCCTCGCGGCCCGCACAGCCCCGCCGTCGAGGCGTACCTGCTGCACCTGGAGGCCGCGGGCTTCGAGCGCGCGCCGCGGTTCCTCGGCGTCGACGACGACGGCCGGGAGGTCGTGACGTTCCTGCCGGGCGAGATGGGCGGGCGACCGCCGCACGCGTGGGCGACGGACGAGGACCTGCTCGTCCAGCTCGGCGAGTGGCTGCGGGACCTGCACGCGGTGTCATGCGACGTCGTGCTGCCCGAGGGCGTCTCGTGGCCCGAGCGGGTGCAGTTCGCGGAGGTGCCGGACGTGTTCGACGTGCCGGACGTCGTCGGGCACAACGACCTCACGGTCGAGAACGCGTTGTTCGTCCCGGCCGGTGACGACCCGCAGGGTCCGTACCGGCTCGTCGGCGTGATCGACTTCGACATGGCGGCGCCGACGACGCGGCTGCTCGACGTGGCGACGTCGCTCTTGTACTGGGCACCGGTCGCACCGCCGGAGGCGCGGCCAGCGGTGCTGCGCGGGCTCGACGCACCCCGCCGGACGCGGATCCTCACCGAGGCGTACGGGCTGGACCGCGCGGAGCGGCTCGCGCTGCTGGACGTGCTCGCGCAGCGGTTCGCGCGGAGCTGGTACGCCATGCGGCACGCGGCGCAGGCGCGCGGCGGCGGCTGGCAGCGCATGTGGGACGACGGGGTTGGTGACCGGATCCGGGAGAACGAGGCGTGGTTCGCGTCGCAGCGCGTCGACTTCGTGCGCGCGCTGGACTGA
- the aceB gene encoding malate synthase A has translation MTTLTTTTSPPPTSPSAPSSPRVTGTLRVTGTLGERYREILTPEALDFLTLLHDRFVARRHELLMDRQQRRQDVADGIDPDFRAATRPVRDDPSWRVAGSTGAPGLEDRRVEITGPTDPKMTINALNSGAKVWLADAEDASSPTWRNVVEGQLALHDAIRGTLTHTVDVPDGEPKEYRLRSTTLTDLPTIVFRPRGWHLIEKHMRYVDRAGVSVSASASLVDFGLYLFHNAHELVARGRGPYFYLPKLEGYREARLWNDVFVLAQEYLGLPQGTIRATVLIETLPAAFEMEEILHELRDHCAGLNAGRWDYLFSVIKAFRTRGDSYVLPDRAQVTMTAPFMRAYTELLVATCHKRGAHAIGGMSAFIPDRRRPDVTERAFEQVRSDKRREATDGFDGTWVAHPDLIEVARGEFDAVLGDAPNQVSRLRDDVEVGQHELLDIGSARRAGATVTAAGLRSNVSVGVRYLESWLRGVGAAAIDHLMEDAATAEISRSQVWQWIASGTRTENGVPITRDRVEALLAEIVDDLPRTPGNRIDDAANVFRAVALAEDFPTFLTIGAYSQFLVGSEVDQP, from the coding sequence ATGACCACGCTGACCACGACCACCTCTCCCCCTCCGACTTCCCCCTCTGCGCCAAGCAGCCCGCGTGTCACCGGCACGCTGCGCGTCACCGGGACGCTGGGCGAGCGCTACCGCGAGATCCTCACGCCCGAGGCGCTCGACTTCCTCACGCTGCTGCACGACCGGTTCGTCGCCCGCCGCCACGAGCTGCTCATGGACCGGCAGCAGCGCCGGCAGGACGTCGCGGACGGCATCGACCCCGACTTCCGCGCCGCGACGCGGCCCGTGCGCGACGACCCGTCCTGGCGCGTCGCCGGTTCGACCGGCGCGCCCGGCCTCGAGGACCGCCGCGTCGAGATCACGGGCCCGACCGACCCGAAGATGACGATCAACGCCCTGAACTCCGGGGCCAAGGTGTGGCTCGCGGACGCCGAGGACGCGTCGAGCCCCACGTGGCGCAACGTGGTCGAGGGCCAGCTCGCCCTGCACGACGCGATCCGCGGGACGCTGACCCACACCGTCGACGTCCCCGACGGCGAGCCCAAGGAGTACCGCCTGCGGTCGACGACGCTCACCGACCTCCCGACGATCGTGTTCCGCCCGCGCGGGTGGCACCTCATCGAGAAGCACATGCGGTACGTCGACCGGGCCGGCGTGAGCGTGTCGGCGTCGGCGTCGCTCGTCGACTTCGGGCTCTACCTGTTCCACAACGCGCACGAGCTCGTCGCGCGTGGTCGCGGGCCGTACTTCTACCTGCCCAAGCTCGAGGGCTACCGCGAGGCGCGGCTGTGGAACGACGTGTTCGTGCTCGCCCAGGAGTACCTGGGGCTGCCGCAGGGCACGATCCGCGCGACCGTGCTCATCGAGACCCTGCCCGCGGCGTTCGAGATGGAGGAGATCCTCCACGAGCTGCGCGACCACTGCGCCGGGCTCAACGCCGGGCGGTGGGACTACCTGTTCTCCGTCATCAAGGCGTTCCGCACGCGCGGCGACTCCTACGTGCTGCCCGACCGCGCGCAGGTCACCATGACCGCCCCGTTCATGCGGGCGTACACCGAGCTGCTCGTCGCGACGTGCCACAAGCGCGGCGCGCACGCGATCGGCGGCATGAGCGCGTTCATCCCCGACCGACGCCGGCCCGACGTCACCGAGCGCGCGTTCGAGCAGGTCCGCTCGGACAAGCGCCGCGAGGCGACGGACGGGTTCGACGGGACGTGGGTCGCGCACCCCGACCTCATCGAGGTGGCCCGCGGCGAGTTCGACGCGGTGCTGGGGGACGCGCCGAACCAGGTGTCGCGGCTGCGGGACGACGTCGAGGTGGGCCAGCACGAGCTGCTCGACATCGGCTCGGCCCGCCGCGCCGGGGCGACCGTGACCGCCGCGGGCCTGCGGTCCAACGTGTCCGTCGGCGTGCGGTACCTCGAGTCGTGGCTGCGCGGCGTCGGCGCGGCCGCGATCGACCACCTCATGGAGGACGCCGCGACCGCCGAGATCTCGCGCTCGCAGGTCTGGCAGTGGATCGCGTCGGGCACACGCACCGAGAACGGCGTGCCCATCACGCGCGACCGCGTCGAGGCGCTCCTCGCCGAGATCGTCGACGACCTGCCGCGCACCCCGGGCAACCGCATCGACGACGCCGCGAACGTGTTCCGCGCCGTCGCGCTCGCCGAGGACTTCCCGACGTTCCTCACCATCGGGGCGTACTCGCAGTTCCTCGTGGGCTCGGAGGTCGACCAGCCGTAA
- a CDS encoding type I restriction endonuclease subunit R, whose translation MRSNEAEWEHLALDHLAGIGWQHLDGPAIAPGAASAVGHPGYATGGEPLPQRESWDEVVIPSRVRAALRRLNPDVPRDYLEQALVEILRPTSQDAITENKRVHDVLVDGYRGVTYVEDGRQQTPTIRLVSSREDENEWLVVNQVRVVDGDVERRFDVVLYLNGLPVVVMELKDAGTARADVAAAHAQLTTYVRELPMAFRACVLTVISDGIVAKYGTPFTPLNHYSPWNVDDDGRVVGPTGAPVPAVTDADEAADRDGHAVDGITDDVAEGEVTLSSPLETMLDGLFNPQRFVQLLRGFVAFDEGDDGLTKRVAKPHQYFAVSRALEATIRAVETDGRAGVVWHTQGSGKSMEMELYAAHVARHPKLSNPTIVVVTDRTELDGQLYETFARSQLLTESPRQIKRRAELRDELASRRTGGIYFTTLQKFGLTAEEKHAGAKHPVLSDRRNVVLVVDEAHRSHYDDLDGYAWHLKNALPNATLIAFTGTPISTADRNTEKVFGDVIDVYDLTRAVEDGATVPVYFEPRLVKVAFADGLDAETIDAAADEATVGLDDVERDRIEKSVAVVNAVYGAPARLRELAADVVQHWERRRGAMEELVRGAAVPDGAPAPAASDAPGAGGAPGKALVVAATRDICARLYDEIVALRPDWHSDDLHQGRIKVVYSGTAADQPPIADHVRRDSENAVVKKRLKDPDDELELVIVKDMMLTGYDSPPLHTLYLDRPMRGALLMQTLARVNRTFRGKNAGLLVASAPIAENLRAALAEYTVRDQGARPVGRTVDDAAEVVTDLVARLRELVDPSGWRGRLTGARAAGSRRGYLDTVLATVAWLRDPRTPGNVVTADGEESRGAEFRRRAAALARAWAIAGRSDAVTDLADDARFYEQVRVWMGKLDAEERQARGEPVPDDVQRLLNQLMATAVVSGEVVDVYAAAGLERPRLDRIDDDFLAAAQAAPNPQLTIEALRRLVTEEARRLTRGNLVRQQMFSDRLQSIMSKYVNSNLTSAEVIAALVEMAREVAAEETRGQRFEPPLNRDELAFYDAVSTNESAVDLQGEDVLAQIARDLVAVMRRDVKTDWTVRDDVKAKLRSSIKRLLIKHKYPPDRQSGAIVLVMQQMESMAPRYAA comes from the coding sequence GTGCGCAGCAACGAAGCCGAGTGGGAGCACCTCGCGCTCGACCACCTCGCCGGGATCGGCTGGCAGCACCTCGACGGGCCGGCGATCGCGCCCGGCGCGGCGTCCGCCGTCGGGCACCCCGGGTACGCGACGGGTGGTGAGCCGCTGCCGCAGCGCGAGTCCTGGGACGAGGTCGTGATCCCCTCGCGCGTGCGCGCCGCGCTGCGACGCCTCAACCCGGACGTCCCGCGCGACTACCTCGAGCAGGCGCTCGTCGAGATCCTCCGCCCGACGTCGCAGGACGCCATCACCGAGAACAAGCGGGTCCACGACGTCCTCGTCGACGGGTACCGCGGCGTCACGTACGTCGAGGACGGGCGTCAGCAGACCCCGACGATCCGCCTCGTCTCCTCGCGCGAGGACGAGAACGAGTGGCTGGTGGTCAACCAGGTCCGCGTGGTCGACGGCGACGTCGAGCGCCGCTTCGACGTCGTGCTGTACCTCAACGGGCTGCCGGTCGTGGTCATGGAGCTCAAGGACGCGGGCACCGCGCGCGCGGACGTGGCCGCCGCGCACGCGCAGCTCACGACGTACGTGCGCGAGCTGCCCATGGCGTTCCGCGCGTGCGTGCTCACGGTGATCAGCGACGGGATCGTCGCGAAGTACGGGACGCCCTTCACGCCGCTCAACCACTACTCGCCGTGGAACGTGGACGACGACGGCCGGGTCGTCGGTCCGACCGGTGCGCCCGTCCCCGCGGTCACCGACGCGGACGAGGCGGCGGACCGGGACGGGCACGCCGTCGACGGCATCACGGACGACGTCGCGGAGGGTGAGGTGACCCTCTCGTCGCCGCTCGAGACGATGCTCGACGGGCTGTTCAACCCGCAGCGGTTCGTGCAGCTGCTGCGCGGGTTCGTCGCGTTCGACGAGGGCGACGACGGGCTCACCAAGCGCGTCGCCAAGCCGCACCAGTACTTCGCGGTGAGCCGAGCGCTCGAGGCGACGATCCGGGCCGTCGAGACCGACGGTCGCGCGGGCGTCGTCTGGCACACGCAGGGCTCCGGGAAGTCCATGGAGATGGAGCTCTACGCGGCCCACGTGGCACGGCACCCGAAGCTGTCGAACCCGACCATCGTCGTCGTCACCGACCGCACCGAGCTCGACGGTCAGCTCTACGAGACGTTCGCGCGCTCGCAGCTGCTCACCGAGAGCCCCCGGCAGATCAAGCGGAGGGCCGAGCTGCGCGACGAGCTCGCGTCGCGCAGGACCGGGGGCATCTACTTCACGACGCTGCAGAAGTTCGGCCTGACCGCGGAGGAGAAGCACGCGGGCGCCAAGCATCCCGTGCTGTCCGACCGCCGCAACGTCGTGCTCGTCGTCGACGAGGCGCACCGGTCCCACTACGACGACCTCGACGGGTACGCGTGGCACCTGAAGAACGCGCTGCCGAACGCGACGCTCATCGCGTTCACCGGCACGCCGATCTCGACCGCCGACCGCAACACCGAGAAGGTCTTCGGCGACGTCATCGACGTGTACGACCTCACGCGCGCGGTCGAGGACGGCGCGACGGTGCCCGTCTACTTCGAACCGCGGCTCGTCAAGGTCGCGTTCGCGGACGGTCTCGACGCGGAGACGATCGACGCCGCCGCGGACGAGGCGACCGTCGGTCTCGACGACGTCGAGCGCGACCGCATCGAGAAGTCGGTCGCCGTCGTCAACGCCGTGTACGGGGCCCCGGCCCGGCTGCGCGAGCTCGCGGCCGACGTCGTGCAGCACTGGGAGCGACGTCGTGGAGCGATGGAGGAGCTCGTGCGCGGCGCCGCGGTGCCCGACGGCGCTCCCGCACCCGCGGCGAGCGACGCACCCGGCGCAGGTGGTGCGCCGGGGAAGGCGCTGGTCGTCGCGGCGACACGTGACATCTGCGCACGGCTGTACGACGAGATCGTCGCGCTCCGCCCCGACTGGCACTCCGACGACCTGCACCAGGGGAGGATCAAGGTCGTCTACTCCGGCACCGCGGCGGACCAACCGCCGATCGCGGACCACGTGCGCCGCGACTCCGAGAACGCCGTCGTCAAGAAGCGCCTGAAGGACCCCGACGACGAGCTCGAGCTGGTCATCGTCAAGGACATGATGCTCACCGGGTACGACTCGCCCCCGCTGCACACGCTCTACCTCGACCGGCCCATGCGCGGCGCGCTGCTCATGCAGACGCTCGCCCGCGTCAACCGCACGTTCCGCGGCAAGAACGCCGGGCTGCTCGTCGCGTCCGCGCCGATCGCGGAGAACCTGCGCGCGGCGCTCGCGGAGTACACGGTCCGCGACCAGGGTGCGCGCCCGGTCGGGCGCACCGTCGACGACGCGGCGGAGGTGGTGACCGACCTCGTCGCACGGCTGCGCGAGCTCGTCGACCCGTCGGGGTGGCGGGGACGGCTGACGGGCGCCCGCGCGGCGGGGTCGCGTCGTGGTTACCTCGACACGGTTCTCGCGACCGTCGCGTGGCTGCGCGATCCCCGCACGCCCGGCAACGTCGTCACGGCAGACGGCGAGGAGTCGCGCGGTGCCGAGTTCCGCCGTCGGGCCGCGGCGCTCGCCCGGGCCTGGGCCATCGCCGGTCGGTCCGACGCCGTCACGGACCTTGCGGACGACGCGCGGTTCTACGAGCAGGTCCGCGTCTGGATGGGCAAGCTGGACGCCGAGGAGCGCCAGGCTCGCGGCGAGCCCGTGCCCGACGACGTCCAGCGGCTCCTCAACCAGCTCATGGCGACGGCAGTGGTGTCCGGGGAGGTCGTCGACGTGTACGCCGCTGCCGGGCTCGAGCGCCCGCGGCTCGACCGCATCGACGACGACTTCCTCGCGGCCGCGCAGGCGGCACCGAACCCCCAGCTGACCATCGAGGCGCTGCGCAGGCTCGTCACGGAGGAGGCGCGCCGGCTCACGCGCGGCAACCTCGTGCGGCAGCAGATGTTCTCCGACCGCCTGCAGTCGATCATGTCGAAGTACGTGAACTCCAACCTCACGTCGGCCGAGGTCATCGCGGCGCTCGTGGAGATGGCACGAGAGGTGGCCGCGGAGGAGACGCGCGGGCAGCGGTTCGAGCCCCCGCTGAACCGCGACGAGCTCGCCTTCTACGACGCCGTGTCGACGAACGAGTCGGCGGTCGACCTGCAGGGCGAGGACGTCCTCGCGCAGATCGCCCGGGACCTCGTCGCCGTGATGCGCCGCGACGTCAAGACCGACTGGACCGTCCGCGACGACGTGAAGGCCAAGCTCCGGTCGTCGATCAAGCGGCTGCTCATCAAGCACAAGTACCCGCCGGACCGGCAGTCCGGGGCGATCGTGCTCGTCATGCAGCAGATGGAGTCGATGGCGCCGCGCTATGCGGCGTGA
- a CDS encoding DoxX family protein, with the protein MDVALWIASGLLAAAFLGAGLMKALRPIPVLQEQMRWVTPERTAGVRAIGWLEVAGAVGVILPWVLGVAPVLTPVAAVGLALTQVGAIPLHVRLGEAKSVPANVVLLALAVFVAVGRFAAL; encoded by the coding sequence ATGGACGTCGCCCTCTGGATCGCCTCCGGTCTGCTCGCCGCCGCCTTCCTCGGCGCGGGGCTCATGAAGGCCCTGCGCCCGATCCCCGTGCTCCAGGAGCAGATGCGGTGGGTCACGCCGGAGCGCACCGCTGGTGTCCGCGCGATCGGCTGGCTCGAGGTGGCGGGCGCCGTCGGCGTGATCCTCCCGTGGGTGCTCGGCGTCGCACCCGTGCTCACGCCCGTCGCCGCGGTCGGGCTCGCGCTCACGCAGGTCGGCGCGATCCCGCTGCACGTGCGCCTCGGCGAGGCCAAGTCCGTCCCCGCGAACGTCGTCCTGCTCGCGCTGGCCGTCTTCGTCGCCGTGGGCCGGTTCGCGGCGCTCTGA
- a CDS encoding SulP family inorganic anion transporter, with protein sequence MRPRPVRAARAWWDGVRPARGTFWRSAGAGVPGAVGGVPDGMATATLVGVNPIHGLYATAVGRIAGGLTVDSRLMIVTTTSAAALAAGSALEGVAGEDRLSALILLTTLAGALMVVAGLVGLGRLTGFVSHSVMTGFLTGVSVNILLGQLDDLTGADPTAPLAVAQAYQVLTSPGTWDVPTLVVGLGSVALLLALARTRLAPYAAVVALVLSAAGVWAAGATSVQLVGDAGAIPAGLPVPAVPDLRLLSVDLVVGALAVAAIVLVQGAGVAESVPNPGGRRADPDRNFVGQGVANLAVGFFRGIPVGGSVGQTAISTAAGARDRWAGIMSGVWVLVVLVALSGPVGAVPSATLAALLAVASVGSIRLSAMATAWRTGSQSQVAMATTFLATLLLPVAAAVGIGAALSILLQANRESQDLRIVRLVPLEGGHYREEPAPRRLDDASVTVLDVYGSLYYAGARSLEAALPEPEHAHDAVVVLRLRGRASLGATAFTVLAHYADRLGERGGKLYVSGVDPALAEKFDQVIDVRVHERIAVYPARPVVGESTAEAARHAEAWLVHGVETEQIPVVRPAGPVRRLWSRLRSTFHRG encoded by the coding sequence ATGAGGCCCCGGCCGGTACGCGCCGCACGGGCCTGGTGGGACGGCGTCCGGCCCGCGCGAGGGACGTTCTGGCGCTCCGCGGGCGCGGGGGTGCCGGGCGCCGTCGGCGGGGTGCCGGACGGGATGGCGACCGCGACGCTCGTCGGCGTCAACCCGATCCACGGCCTCTACGCGACCGCCGTCGGCCGCATCGCGGGCGGCCTGACCGTCGACTCGCGCCTCATGATCGTCACGACGACGAGCGCGGCGGCGCTCGCCGCCGGGTCGGCCCTGGAAGGAGTCGCCGGCGAGGACCGGCTGTCCGCGCTCATCCTCCTCACGACCCTCGCCGGGGCGCTGATGGTCGTCGCCGGGCTCGTCGGCCTCGGGCGGCTCACCGGGTTCGTGTCCCACTCCGTGATGACCGGGTTCCTCACCGGCGTCTCGGTGAACATCCTCCTCGGCCAGCTCGACGACCTCACGGGCGCGGACCCGACCGCGCCCCTGGCCGTCGCGCAGGCGTACCAGGTGCTGACGTCGCCGGGCACGTGGGACGTGCCGACGCTCGTCGTCGGGCTGGGTTCCGTCGCGCTCCTCCTGGCCCTGGCCCGCACCCGCCTCGCCCCCTACGCCGCCGTCGTCGCCCTCGTGCTCTCCGCCGCCGGGGTGTGGGCCGCGGGTGCGACCTCGGTGCAGCTCGTCGGCGACGCCGGGGCGATCCCCGCCGGGCTGCCGGTGCCCGCCGTCCCGGACCTGCGCCTCCTCTCCGTCGACCTCGTCGTGGGCGCGCTCGCGGTGGCCGCCATCGTGCTCGTGCAGGGTGCGGGGGTCGCCGAGTCCGTCCCGAACCCTGGTGGGCGCCGCGCGGACCCGGACCGCAACTTCGTCGGTCAGGGCGTCGCGAACCTCGCCGTCGGGTTCTTCCGCGGCATCCCCGTCGGCGGGTCGGTCGGCCAGACGGCGATCAGCACCGCCGCCGGGGCGCGCGACCGCTGGGCGGGGATCATGTCCGGCGTCTGGGTGCTCGTGGTGCTCGTCGCGCTGTCCGGGCCCGTCGGGGCGGTCCCGTCCGCGACCCTCGCGGCGCTGCTCGCCGTCGCGTCGGTCGGATCGATCCGGCTCTCGGCCATGGCGACGGCGTGGCGCACGGGCAGCCAGTCCCAGGTCGCGATGGCGACGACCTTCCTCGCGACCCTCCTCCTGCCCGTCGCCGCCGCGGTCGGCATCGGTGCCGCGCTGTCGATCCTGCTGCAGGCCAACCGCGAGTCCCAGGACCTCCGGATCGTGCGTCTCGTCCCCCTCGAGGGCGGGCACTACCGGGAGGAACCAGCACCGCGGCGGCTCGACGACGCGAGCGTGACGGTGCTGGACGTCTACGGGAGCCTCTACTACGCGGGCGCCCGCTCGCTCGAGGCGGCACTGCCAGAGCCCGAGCACGCGCACGACGCCGTCGTCGTGCTGCGCCTGCGCGGCCGCGCGAGCCTCGGGGCGACCGCGTTCACCGTGCTCGCGCACTACGCCGACCGTCTCGGCGAGCGCGGCGGCAAGCTCTACGTGAGCGGCGTGGACCCCGCGCTCGCCGAGAAGTTCGACCAGGTCATCGACGTGCGCGTGCACGAGCGGATCGCGGTGTACCCGGCCCGGCCCGTCGTCGGCGAGTCCACGGCCGAGGCTGCACGGCACGCGGAGGCATGGCTCGTGCACGGCGTCGAGACCGAGCAGATCCCCGTGGTGCGACCGGCTGGTCCCGTGCGGCGCCTGTGGTCACGACTGCGGTCGACGTTCCACCGCGGGTGA
- a CDS encoding YidC/Oxa1 family membrane protein insertase: MNLLDLPPVAAVLDTAYRALMGLSYLLEPLAGTAAAAVAVVLLTLAVRAVLVPVGVSQAKAERNRARLAPRLAELQRRHRKDPEKLQRAMRDLYAEEGTTPLAGCLPMLAQAPVVGVVYALFLHAQIAGHDNELLGHDLFGAPLGSSLVGALGGGSMSLPTVAVVGMVVLAIALVGELTRRASLPGGRLAVPRATAATAVAPGGDMPNPLAGPGMQSALGALQFLTAVIACFVPLAAGLYLLVTVTWTLVQRVVLRRRYPFEVAG, from the coding sequence ATGAACCTGCTCGACCTCCCGCCCGTCGCGGCGGTGCTCGACACTGCCTACCGCGCCCTCATGGGCCTCTCCTACCTGCTCGAACCCCTCGCCGGGACCGCGGCCGCCGCGGTCGCCGTCGTCCTGCTGACCCTCGCCGTGCGGGCAGTGCTCGTCCCCGTGGGCGTCTCCCAGGCCAAGGCTGAGCGCAACCGTGCCCGTCTCGCCCCGCGCCTCGCCGAGCTCCAGCGGCGCCACCGGAAGGACCCCGAGAAGCTGCAGCGCGCGATGCGGGACCTCTACGCCGAGGAGGGCACGACGCCGCTGGCCGGCTGCCTGCCGATGCTCGCCCAGGCGCCCGTCGTCGGGGTCGTGTACGCGCTGTTCCTCCACGCGCAGATCGCCGGGCACGACAACGAGCTGCTCGGGCACGACCTCTTCGGGGCGCCGCTCGGGTCGAGCCTCGTCGGCGCGCTCGGTGGCGGGAGCATGTCACTGCCGACCGTCGCCGTCGTGGGGATGGTCGTGCTCGCCATCGCGCTCGTGGGAGAGCTCACTCGTCGGGCGTCACTTCCCGGCGGTCGACTGGCCGTCCCGCGCGCGACCGCCGCGACGGCCGTCGCGCCCGGAGGCGACATGCCCAACCCGCTCGCCGGGCCGGGGATGCAGAGCGCACTCGGTGCGCTGCAGTTCCTCACTGCCGTGATCGCGTGCTTCGTGCCGCTCGCGGCCGGGCTGTACCTGCTCGTCACGGTGACGTGGACCCTCGTGCAGCGCGTCGTGCTGCGGCGCAGGTACCCGTTCGAGGTCGCCGGGTAG
- the aceA gene encoding isocitrate lyase, with protein sequence MNRPTIVSRRSPSEYAGGARPLGAVATTADVAGRTPDRAGSDGSRPGDQTQTAAEIAEQWATDPRWAGLQRDYTAEDVVALRGSVREEHTLARRGAEKLWEQIHTEEWVAALGAFTGNQAVQQVRAGLKAIYLSGWQVAADANLSGQTYPDQSLYPANSVPAVVRRINNALLRADQIETAERSGSADEPGRDWLAPIVADAEAGFGGPLNAYELMHSMIAAGAAGVHWEDQLASEKKCGHLGGKVLVPTSQHIRTLNAARLAADVAGVPSVVIARTDSLAADLLTSDVDERDQPFLTGERTSEGFYRVRPGLDAVIARGLAYAPYSDLIWVETGEPDLELARTFAETIHAQYPDKKLAYNCSPSFNWKKHLDDAQIASFQKELAAMGYAFQFITLAGFHAVSHSMFELARGYNERAMTAYVELQEAEFASEADGYTATRHQREVGTGYFDRVATALNPDAATLALAGSTETAQFH encoded by the coding sequence CCGTCGCGACGACGGCGGACGTCGCGGGCCGCACCCCGGATCGCGCCGGGAGCGACGGCTCCCGCCCCGGCGACCAGACCCAGACCGCGGCGGAGATCGCCGAGCAGTGGGCGACCGACCCGCGCTGGGCCGGACTGCAGCGCGACTACACCGCGGAGGACGTCGTCGCGCTGCGCGGCTCGGTGCGCGAGGAGCACACGCTCGCGCGTCGGGGGGCCGAGAAGCTCTGGGAGCAGATCCACACCGAGGAGTGGGTCGCCGCGCTCGGCGCGTTCACCGGCAACCAGGCCGTGCAGCAGGTGCGCGCGGGCCTCAAGGCGATCTACCTGTCCGGGTGGCAGGTCGCGGCCGACGCGAACCTGTCCGGCCAGACCTACCCCGACCAGTCGCTCTACCCCGCCAACTCCGTGCCCGCCGTCGTGCGCCGCATCAACAACGCGCTCCTGCGCGCCGACCAGATCGAGACGGCGGAGCGGTCCGGCTCGGCGGACGAGCCGGGCCGTGACTGGCTCGCCCCGATCGTCGCCGACGCCGAGGCCGGGTTCGGCGGCCCGCTCAACGCGTACGAGCTCATGCACTCGATGATCGCCGCGGGCGCGGCGGGCGTGCACTGGGAGGACCAGCTCGCGTCGGAGAAGAAGTGCGGCCACCTCGGCGGCAAGGTCCTCGTGCCGACGAGCCAGCACATCCGCACGCTCAACGCCGCGCGCCTCGCCGCCGACGTCGCGGGCGTGCCGTCCGTGGTCATCGCCCGCACCGACTCGCTCGCCGCGGACCTCCTCACGTCCGACGTCGACGAGCGCGACCAGCCGTTCCTCACGGGTGAGCGCACGTCCGAGGGCTTCTACCGGGTGCGCCCGGGGCTCGACGCGGTGATCGCGCGCGGCCTCGCGTACGCGCCGTACTCCGACCTCATCTGGGTCGAGACGGGCGAGCCCGACCTCGAGCTCGCGCGCACGTTCGCCGAGACGATCCACGCGCAGTACCCGGACAAGAAGCTCGCGTACAACTGCTCGCCGTCGTTCAACTGGAAGAAGCACCTCGACGACGCCCAGATCGCGAGCTTCCAGAAGGAGCTCGCCGCGATGGGCTACGCGTTCCAGTTCATCACGCTGGCCGGCTTCCACGCCGTCTCGCACTCCATGTTCGAGCTCGCGCGCGGCTACAACGAGCGCGCGATGACCGCCTACGTCGAGCTGCAGGAGGCCGAGTTCGCCTCCGAGGCCGACGGCTACACCGCCACCCGCCACCAGCGGGAGGTCGGCACCGGCTACTTCGACCGGGTCGCCACGGCTCTCAACCCCGACGCCGCCACCCTCGCGCTCGCCGGGTCCACCGAGACCGCCCAGTTCCACTAA